The following coding sequences lie in one Deltaproteobacteria bacterium IMCC39524 genomic window:
- a CDS encoding glycosyl transferase, giving the protein MGNFYQNGVITTLHNLTRRPLEQLEEELLRFSTRRPMSLVLPSLFSELEGPALGPILDELTQVPYLNEIVIGLDRADEAQFNYAKEYFGRLPQHHRILWNDGPRLRSIDKMLADKGLAPTEMGKGRNVWYCYGYILASGRAKAIALHDCDITTYSRELLARLIYPVANPNYHYQFCKGYYSRIADGKLNGRACRLLVTPLLKSLQKMFGYNEYLEYMDSYRYALAGEFSMRVDVLNELRIPSDWGLEIGVISEMFRNYATNRICQVDIADVYDHKHQELSVNDASGGLSRMSTDIIKAVVRKLATQGEVFSQERFRTLKATYYRTALDFIEAYYNDAIINGLTLDRHKEEKAVELFAENIMRAGEAFLSNPMETPFMPSWNRVVSAIPDIFDHIYEAVEADNRELRSQS; this is encoded by the coding sequence ATGGGCAATTTCTACCAGAACGGCGTCATCACCACCCTGCACAACCTGACCCGTCGACCGCTTGAGCAACTGGAAGAGGAGTTGCTTCGTTTCTCCACACGGCGCCCGATGTCACTGGTTCTGCCCTCGCTTTTTTCCGAGTTGGAAGGTCCCGCGCTCGGTCCGATTCTTGATGAACTGACCCAGGTCCCCTACCTGAACGAGATCGTCATTGGTCTGGATCGTGCCGATGAAGCGCAATTCAACTATGCCAAAGAGTATTTCGGCCGTTTACCGCAGCATCACCGGATTCTCTGGAACGACGGTCCCCGCCTGCGCTCTATCGACAAGATGCTTGCAGATAAAGGGCTCGCCCCGACCGAAATGGGTAAAGGCCGCAATGTCTGGTACTGCTATGGTTACATCCTTGCGTCGGGCCGCGCCAAAGCAATCGCCCTGCACGATTGCGATATCACAACCTATTCACGCGAACTGCTCGCCCGCTTGATTTACCCTGTGGCCAACCCGAATTATCACTACCAGTTTTGCAAAGGCTACTACTCACGGATTGCAGACGGCAAACTGAATGGTCGCGCCTGCCGGTTGCTTGTCACCCCGCTTTTGAAATCTTTGCAGAAGATGTTCGGCTACAACGAGTACCTGGAGTACATGGACAGCTACCGCTACGCCCTGGCAGGTGAGTTTTCCATGCGGGTTGATGTCTTAAACGAGCTGCGCATCCCCAGTGACTGGGGGCTTGAGATCGGAGTGATCTCCGAGATGTTCCGCAATTACGCTACCAACCGGATCTGCCAGGTCGATATCGCTGATGTTTATGATCACAAACACCAGGAACTGTCCGTTAACGACGCTTCAGGCGGACTTTCACGCATGAGCACGGATATTATAAAAGCGGTCGTTCGTAAACTCGCCACCCAGGGAGAGGTCTTTTCACAGGAGCGTTTCCGCACCCTCAAGGCCACCTATTACCGCACGGCTCTTGATTTTATTGAAGCCTATTACAACGACGCCATAATTAACGGCTTGACTCTCGACCGTCACAAGGAAGAGAAAGCCGTCGAGCTGTTTGCCGAAAACATCATGCGTGCCGGTGAAGCTTTCCTCTCCAACCCCATGGAGACGCCATTTATGCCGAGCTGGAACCGCGTCGTTAGTGCAATACCGGATATCTTTGACCATATATACGAAGCTGTGGAAGCTGACAACAGAGAGCTTCGTTCCCAAAGCTGA
- a CDS encoding PAS domain-containing sensor histidine kinase translates to MTEHNSSKNEFQVDDADFRRMVENHSAVIYIVDLSDFSIIDANQSALDFYGYDRETMLTKRIPDLNTTAEDEIRSEIQKSVKEGRSFYIFKHRLANGTIRDVEIYANPVKMGDRELSLSIVHDITERIQAEKILADSREVLAKTECLGKVGSWEFNIDTGKQTWSKGVYDIHEVGYDYDPTVSKGVAFYTQESRSSIASAVKQAVEQGEPFDVELEIKTAKANLRKVHAIGKPDLENRRVHGFFQDITERKIAETLLKESNEELDAFVQTVAHDLRSPITPIIGYAEILRENYKGQLDEQGLSYLSEIEKAAAEMLSLMESLLSLARAGTLKRPIEPVSTDEVVAGVIKNLGTNITSSGVVLQINPMPSVRVPKTYLTQIFDNLISNAIRYAGKNGGLVEVGGEQTGKQKRFFVRDHGPGISEQERKHIFEIFYRGTNKGKAKGSGIGLAIVYKIARNCGGRAWVEETNGGGCTFWVEVEDVSRP, encoded by the coding sequence ATGACAGAACACAACAGTAGCAAGAATGAGTTCCAAGTTGATGACGCAGATTTCAGAAGGATGGTCGAGAATCATAGCGCTGTAATCTACATCGTAGATCTATCGGACTTCTCGATAATTGATGCGAACCAGTCTGCGTTGGATTTTTATGGATACGACCGCGAGACCATGTTGACGAAAAGAATCCCTGACTTAAACACAACGGCCGAAGATGAGATACGAAGCGAAATACAAAAGTCCGTTAAGGAAGGAAGATCCTTCTATATTTTCAAACACAGACTTGCTAACGGTACAATACGGGATGTAGAGATTTATGCAAACCCGGTGAAAATGGGCGATCGGGAGTTGTCTCTCTCGATCGTGCACGACATCACCGAGCGCATACAAGCCGAGAAAATATTGGCAGATAGCCGAGAAGTACTCGCAAAAACTGAGTGTCTCGGAAAGGTTGGTAGCTGGGAATTTAATATTGATACCGGAAAACAAACTTGGTCGAAAGGAGTCTACGACATTCATGAAGTAGGCTACGATTACGACCCCACGGTCAGTAAAGGAGTAGCTTTCTATACCCAAGAGTCAAGGTCATCAATTGCATCGGCAGTAAAGCAAGCTGTCGAACAAGGCGAGCCGTTTGATGTTGAGTTGGAGATTAAAACCGCAAAAGCTAATCTTCGCAAAGTTCACGCAATCGGAAAACCGGATTTAGAGAACCGTCGTGTTCATGGTTTTTTTCAAGACATCACCGAGCGTAAAATTGCGGAGACCCTCCTCAAGGAGTCAAATGAGGAGTTGGATGCTTTTGTTCAAACAGTCGCTCACGATTTGCGCTCCCCGATTACCCCCATCATAGGTTATGCAGAAATTCTTCGAGAGAATTACAAGGGTCAACTTGACGAGCAAGGGTTGTCTTATTTATCAGAAATTGAAAAAGCAGCGGCAGAGATGCTGTCGTTGATGGAAAGTCTTCTTTCTCTGGCTCGGGCAGGGACTCTGAAACGTCCTATTGAGCCTGTTTCAACCGATGAGGTTGTGGCGGGGGTAATCAAGAATCTAGGAACAAACATCACCAGCTCTGGGGTCGTTTTGCAAATAAACCCAATGCCCTCGGTCCGAGTGCCAAAGACCTACTTAACCCAAATTTTCGACAACCTTATCAGCAATGCCATCCGTTACGCTGGGAAGAATGGCGGTCTTGTTGAGGTTGGCGGAGAGCAAACAGGAAAACAAAAAAGATTTTTTGTCCGTGACCATGGCCCTGGTATCTCTGAACAGGAACGCAAACATATCTTTGAAATCTTCTATCGAGGAACAAATAAAGGGAAGGCCAAAGGGTCAGGCATAGGATTAGCAATTGTATATAAGATCGCTCGCAATTGTGGAGGGAGGGCTTGGGTCGAGGAAACGAATGGCGGAGGTTGCACCTTCTGGGTGGAGGTCGAGGATGTCTCGCGGCCCTAA
- a CDS encoding sugar phosphorylase: MQKRPITEFIEKTNPRLEALYGENQAPLILDVITSLLQSHISASRTLRNERWDQNDVILIAYGDSILASDRPPLQTLNKFLKKYLEGLVSTVHILPFFPYSSDDGFSVIDYKEVNPELGDWKDISAIRQDFDLMIDLVINHVSRESLWFIDFINDRPPASYFFIEMDPQVDLSEVVRPRKSKVLTPVHTHRGTKHVWSTFSEDQIDLNFANPNVLLEIIQVLLLYLRQGGRFIRLDAIAYLWKKLGTSCINLEQTHEVVKLLRDIMETASPDCVLLTETNLPNDQNLSYYGEGDEAHMIYQFSLAPLLLHALHRGTSHYLNKWAESCCSVPAGCTFLNFTASHDGIGVRPAEGLIPQGELDALIEAMHSFGGYVSMKNNPDGTDSPYEINISYFDALRGTSNGIDQWQVPRFLTSQAIMLAIKGIPALYIQSLIAAPNDIAGVEKTGRTRSINRRKWDYGELNGLLNNPFTPNSLVLHELQRLLKIRKQQATFHPDAKQDILSLGDEFFGVRRQERGGAQEILAISNLTEWPQHLCLQTLTGLSLNDYRFELIGGREVIVLEDTTILQPYQTVWLSNSAIEA, translated from the coding sequence ATGCAAAAGAGACCGATCACAGAATTCATAGAGAAGACAAACCCCAGGCTGGAAGCCCTGTACGGAGAGAACCAGGCACCATTGATTCTCGATGTCATCACCTCGCTGCTGCAAAGTCATATCTCTGCCAGCCGCACCCTGCGCAATGAACGCTGGGACCAGAACGATGTGATCCTGATTGCTTACGGTGACAGCATCCTTGCCAGTGATCGTCCGCCACTACAAACTTTAAATAAATTTCTCAAAAAATACCTGGAAGGACTTGTCAGCACAGTCCATATCCTCCCCTTTTTCCCATACAGTTCAGATGACGGCTTCTCAGTCATCGACTACAAAGAGGTCAACCCCGAACTGGGTGATTGGAAAGACATCTCAGCGATCAGGCAAGATTTTGACCTGATGATTGACCTGGTCATCAACCACGTCTCACGCGAGAGTCTATGGTTTATCGATTTTATCAACGATCGCCCTCCGGCCTCTTATTTCTTCATCGAGATGGACCCCCAGGTCGATCTCAGCGAAGTTGTCAGGCCCCGCAAGAGCAAGGTTTTGACTCCGGTTCATACCCATCGGGGGACAAAACATGTCTGGTCCACCTTCAGCGAAGACCAGATTGACCTCAACTTTGCCAACCCCAATGTGCTGCTCGAAATTATCCAGGTTCTGCTGCTCTACCTGCGCCAGGGTGGACGCTTTATCCGCCTCGATGCCATCGCCTATCTCTGGAAAAAGCTCGGTACCAGCTGTATCAACCTTGAGCAAACCCACGAGGTGGTCAAACTGCTGCGTGACATTATGGAGACAGCCTCGCCCGATTGTGTTTTGTTGACAGAGACCAACCTGCCAAATGACCAGAATCTGAGCTATTACGGTGAAGGCGATGAAGCGCACATGATTTACCAGTTCAGCCTCGCCCCGCTTCTTTTACATGCCCTGCACCGAGGCACCAGCCACTACCTGAACAAGTGGGCAGAGAGCTGCTGTAGTGTACCAGCAGGCTGCACCTTCCTTAACTTCACGGCATCACACGATGGTATCGGTGTTCGCCCGGCAGAAGGACTGATCCCGCAAGGAGAGCTCGATGCACTGATCGAGGCAATGCACAGCTTTGGTGGTTACGTGAGCATGAAGAACAACCCGGATGGTACTGACAGCCCTTACGAGATCAATATCTCTTATTTCGATGCCCTGAGAGGAACCAGTAATGGCATTGATCAATGGCAGGTCCCTCGCTTCTTGACCTCCCAGGCCATTATGCTTGCCATTAAAGGGATCCCGGCCCTCTATATCCAGAGTCTGATTGCCGCCCCCAATGATATTGCCGGGGTAGAGAAAACCGGCCGGACCCGCTCCATCAACCGGCGCAAGTGGGATTACGGCGAACTTAATGGCTTATTGAACAACCCGTTCACTCCCAACAGCCTGGTCTTGCATGAATTACAGCGACTGCTTAAAATCCGCAAACAGCAGGCGACTTTCCATCCAGATGCCAAGCAGGACATTCTTTCATTGGGGGATGAGTTTTTTGGAGTGCGCCGTCAGGAAAGGGGCGGGGCTCAGGAAATACTTGCCATCAGCAATTTGACCGAGTGGCCACAGCATCTCTGTTTGCAAACGCTAACAGGATTATCATTGAATGATTATCGCTTTGAGCTTATTGGTGGGAGAGAGGTGATAGTGTTGGAGGATACGACTATTTTGCAGCCTTATCAGACTGTCTGGTTATCAAATAGTGCAATCGAGGCTTGA
- the nifN gene encoding nitrogenase iron-molybdenum cofactor biosynthesis protein NifN gives MGEIARKKYKPLQVNPFKLSQPMGATLAFLGVDRCMPLMHGGQGCTSFTKVFFTRHFCEPIAIQTSAVTDAIAVLDGGDYSIVESVKNITKKISPSLIGLHTTGMPETKGDDVCGVAAKIDFPLVTVNTPDYEGGLESGWALTCKALIEQLVNPAQETDDNKLVLLPHVSLQPIEVEKIKEFIEGFGFNVWALPDLSRSLDGHLGEKQAALSSGGISVEEIRALSDAGLVISVGDSMQTCGNVLRKKNPEMRHHHFSHLHGLEAADSLAELLLAETGFSGPPIPVARWRQRLQDAMLDSHFSLGQSRFLVAAEPDQIAGICQSLYDAGGRVTLAISTVDSPQLKKIKAEKILVGDLEDAEQQVEDYDVIVGNFHCEAIAHRHHKGLVLRGFPNWEQVGNPLKNDILYEGGAYFLFECANAATAARDEGRRHPEE, from the coding sequence ATGGGAGAAATAGCTCGTAAAAAATACAAACCGCTCCAGGTCAACCCCTTTAAACTCAGCCAGCCGATGGGAGCGACGCTGGCGTTTCTTGGCGTAGACAGATGCATGCCGCTCATGCACGGAGGCCAGGGATGCACCAGCTTCACCAAGGTCTTCTTCACACGGCATTTCTGCGAACCGATCGCCATCCAGACCAGCGCAGTCACCGATGCCATCGCTGTCCTTGATGGCGGCGACTACAGCATCGTTGAGTCGGTCAAAAACATCACCAAGAAGATTTCGCCGAGCTTAATTGGCCTGCATACCACAGGCATGCCAGAAACCAAGGGTGATGATGTTTGCGGCGTTGCCGCAAAAATTGACTTTCCTCTGGTCACTGTCAACACTCCGGATTACGAAGGCGGTCTGGAAAGTGGTTGGGCATTAACCTGTAAGGCGCTGATCGAACAGCTGGTCAACCCGGCTCAGGAAACAGATGATAACAAGCTGGTGTTGCTGCCTCATGTCAGCCTGCAACCGATCGAAGTCGAGAAGATCAAAGAATTCATCGAAGGGTTCGGTTTCAACGTATGGGCCCTTCCCGACCTGTCAAGATCCCTGGATGGTCATCTGGGTGAGAAGCAGGCAGCCCTTTCCAGCGGCGGGATTAGCGTAGAAGAAATCCGCGCGTTGAGTGACGCCGGTCTGGTGATCAGCGTCGGTGATTCGATGCAAACATGTGGAAATGTTTTGCGGAAGAAGAACCCCGAGATGCGTCATCATCATTTCTCGCACCTGCATGGACTTGAAGCGGCGGACTCGTTAGCCGAGCTCCTGTTGGCAGAAACCGGTTTCAGTGGCCCGCCGATACCGGTGGCACGCTGGCGCCAGCGATTGCAGGATGCCATGCTCGACAGTCATTTTTCACTGGGGCAAAGCCGGTTTCTGGTCGCTGCGGAACCTGATCAGATTGCCGGGATCTGCCAGTCGCTCTATGACGCGGGCGGTAGGGTGACCCTAGCAATATCAACCGTTGATTCTCCACAGCTAAAGAAAATAAAGGCAGAAAAGATTCTGGTCGGAGACCTGGAAGACGCTGAACAACAGGTAGAAGACTATGACGTGATTGTCGGCAACTTCCACTGCGAGGCAATTGCTCACCGTCATCACAAAGGTCTTGTACTGAGAGGCTTTCCTAACTGGGAACAGGTGGGCAATCCTTTAAAAAATGACATCTTGTATGAGGGCGGAGCTTACTTTTTATTTGAGTGCGCGAATGCGGCGACAGCGGCGCGGGATGAGGGACGCAGGCACCCTGAAGAATAA
- a CDS encoding HAD-IIB family hydrolase, producing MIDLLVFTDLDGTLLDHHDYSCEDALPAIERLASAGIPLIFNSSKTAAEIKQLRKALNNRHPYIIENGSAVRLAKGYFKSFGTPCAATAEDDEVHAFGPNYQELITQLHELRSRTGYRFKGFYDLSHQDVANLTGLSLSDAARAKKRAASEPLLWQDTEESLSDFRCRLLDLNLYITKGGRFHHVMGPTDKAQAMQWLTDQYRATWPERQWTTVALGDGPNDQAMLEAADIAVPIPPAVGVALKLKRTEGVISPGALGPRGWQIAIDSILDDMTDKGV from the coding sequence ATGATCGACCTTCTTGTCTTTACAGATCTGGACGGCACACTCCTTGATCATCACGATTATTCCTGCGAAGACGCTTTGCCGGCGATTGAGCGTCTTGCCTCGGCAGGGATTCCTCTTATCTTCAACTCGAGCAAAACCGCGGCTGAGATCAAACAATTACGTAAAGCACTCAACAACAGGCATCCTTACATCATTGAAAACGGCAGCGCAGTCCGCCTTGCAAAGGGTTATTTCAAGAGCTTTGGTACACCTTGCGCCGCCACGGCGGAAGATGATGAGGTGCATGCTTTTGGTCCAAACTACCAGGAGCTGATCACACAGTTGCATGAACTCCGTTCAAGAACGGGGTATCGTTTCAAAGGCTTTTACGACCTGAGCCATCAAGACGTCGCCAACCTGACCGGGTTGAGCCTCTCTGATGCCGCACGGGCAAAAAAGAGAGCCGCCTCTGAGCCACTACTTTGGCAGGACACGGAAGAGTCTTTGTCGGATTTTCGCTGCCGCCTGCTTGACCTCAATCTGTACATCACCAAAGGCGGACGATTTCACCATGTTATGGGGCCAACCGACAAGGCACAAGCCATGCAATGGCTGACCGATCAATATCGCGCAACCTGGCCAGAACGCCAATGGACAACCGTCGCACTCGGTGATGGGCCCAATGATCAGGCCATGCTCGAAGCTGCGGACATAGCCGTGCCGATACCACCGGCTGTCGGTGTCGCTCTCAAGCTGAAACGAACGGAAGGTGTCATCTCTCCCGGAGCCCTCGGCCCGAGAGGCTGGCAAATCGCAATAGACAGCATCCTGGATGATATGACTGACAAAGGAGTTTAA
- a CDS encoding nitrogen fixation protein NifQ, which produces MTAVNSLSEGGVLEITMTGYTDTIRQWATDTRRAGTLKKADGTGEVGLEAKERGSRLAVRFTLKLKLDRVSDIRYQVFGCGFSMAACAVAADMSVGYTLDDLSMISAERIDDALEGLPSERSYCANLAAEALQAAVKSARNGVETVQASIQSETEHGPRVSAEDPVYKRLMGSTKPDHVANADRHLFACLLAVAAQETQTLEDALGLGSSDILSLLGKYFPAVDRESLLQWTGSEFQSRPDINKDILSILLAHVPTKPGTQDLITSVWLCHSLAARTCRPGHLWVAMGFFERPELTAAINRHLPSLAAANNRNMRWKRYLFKQVCDRNGGTMCKAPNCGVCSDYSICFTAED; this is translated from the coding sequence ATGACAGCAGTCAACTCACTAAGTGAAGGTGGAGTGCTCGAGATAACCATGACAGGCTACACAGACACCATTCGCCAATGGGCAACGGATACCCGTCGCGCCGGCACCCTGAAGAAAGCTGATGGCACCGGAGAAGTGGGCCTGGAGGCAAAAGAACGGGGTAGCCGACTGGCAGTGCGTTTCACCCTTAAGCTCAAACTCGATCGCGTTTCCGACATCCGCTATCAGGTCTTCGGCTGCGGTTTCTCCATGGCCGCATGTGCAGTCGCGGCTGATATGTCGGTGGGCTATACCCTTGACGACCTGAGCATGATTAGTGCGGAGCGAATCGATGACGCCCTCGAAGGGTTGCCTTCCGAGCGTAGCTACTGTGCGAATCTGGCCGCAGAGGCGTTGCAGGCCGCCGTTAAAAGCGCTCGTAATGGAGTTGAAACGGTTCAGGCCAGCATTCAAAGCGAGACAGAGCATGGCCCCAGAGTCTCGGCCGAAGATCCTGTCTACAAGAGACTTATGGGCAGTACGAAGCCCGACCATGTTGCAAATGCAGACCGTCACCTCTTTGCTTGCCTGCTCGCGGTTGCCGCACAGGAAACCCAAACCCTGGAAGATGCCCTTGGCCTGGGCTCTTCTGATATTCTCTCCCTTTTGGGAAAATACTTCCCAGCTGTCGATCGGGAGTCTCTGTTACAATGGACCGGTTCGGAGTTTCAATCCCGGCCAGATATCAACAAAGATATCTTGTCAATCCTTCTGGCTCATGTCCCGACAAAACCGGGCACTCAGGATCTGATCACATCTGTATGGCTCTGCCATAGCCTTGCTGCCCGCACTTGCCGCCCGGGCCATCTCTGGGTCGCCATGGGTTTTTTTGAGCGACCCGAATTGACTGCCGCCATCAACCGCCACCTGCCTTCTCTGGCCGCAGCGAATAACCGGAACATGCGCTGGAAGCGTTACCTTTTCAAACAGGTCTGTGATCGCAACGGTGGGACCATGTGCAAAGCACCGAACTGCGGTGTTTGTAGTGACTATTCAATCTGCTTCACTGCGGAGGATTAG
- the nifE gene encoding nitrogenase iron-molybdenum cofactor biosynthesis protein NifE: MVNKPKIKELLDESSCTHNQSRKVACNAPTPGATTGGCAFEGAQISLFPYADAAHLVHGPMTCLGSSWETRATGTSYPRRDLTQMGFTTDININDVVFSGEEKVAASIDYIMEHYKPEAIFVYATCVTAMIGDDIDLICKQAAEKHKVPMVPVHAPGFVGSKNLGSRLGGEAALSHLIGTREPEETTPFDINLIGEYNVTGDMWQYSPLLEELGIRILSTLSGDGRIAQICTAHRAKLNVIVCAKSLVSLTRKMEERYGIPSISLSFYGRRDTSDGLRAIAKALGNDDLIAKTEQLIAREEAAIAVKLKPYQAFFQGKKAVLNTGGNKTWSIASALQDLGIEVVATAVKKATEDDRAKARQTLGEKGVLMMNPGVEQAKIIDETGADLLLAGGRSLYTAIKKGIAFADVNQEKKKCYGGYEGLLNLAEDLKNALQNPVFKNVLRRAPWEK; the protein is encoded by the coding sequence ATGGTAAACAAGCCAAAAATCAAAGAACTGCTGGACGAAAGTTCTTGCACGCATAACCAGAGCCGTAAAGTTGCCTGCAACGCACCGACTCCTGGAGCGACCACAGGTGGTTGCGCCTTTGAGGGCGCCCAGATCTCTCTCTTCCCTTATGCTGATGCCGCCCACCTGGTACACGGCCCGATGACTTGTCTCGGCTCCTCATGGGAGACCCGCGCCACAGGGACCAGCTATCCTAGACGCGATTTAACGCAGATGGGTTTCACCACTGATATCAATATCAATGACGTGGTCTTCAGCGGCGAAGAAAAAGTTGCGGCTTCCATCGATTACATTATGGAACATTACAAACCTGAAGCCATCTTCGTTTATGCCACCTGCGTAACAGCTATGATTGGTGATGATATTGACCTGATCTGTAAACAGGCTGCAGAAAAACACAAGGTTCCAATGGTGCCGGTACATGCCCCCGGTTTTGTCGGCAGCAAGAACCTCGGTAGCCGTCTTGGTGGTGAAGCTGCCCTCAGCCATCTGATCGGCACCAGAGAGCCTGAGGAAACAACGCCCTTCGACATTAACCTGATCGGTGAATACAACGTTACCGGCGACATGTGGCAATATTCGCCATTGCTGGAAGAACTCGGTATTCGCATCCTGTCGACTCTGAGCGGCGACGGCCGCATCGCACAGATTTGTACAGCTCATCGAGCCAAGCTCAACGTTATCGTCTGTGCCAAGTCTCTCGTTTCACTGACCCGGAAGATGGAAGAACGTTATGGCATCCCGTCTATCTCTCTCTCCTTTTATGGCCGACGAGATACCAGCGACGGTTTACGGGCCATTGCAAAGGCCCTGGGGAATGACGACTTGATCGCTAAAACCGAACAGCTGATTGCCAGAGAAGAGGCAGCCATCGCCGTAAAGTTAAAACCATATCAAGCCTTCTTCCAGGGCAAAAAGGCAGTGCTCAACACCGGTGGCAACAAAACCTGGTCAATTGCTTCAGCGTTGCAGGATCTCGGTATTGAAGTGGTGGCAACCGCTGTCAAGAAAGCCACCGAGGATGATCGCGCAAAGGCTCGGCAGACTCTCGGTGAAAAAGGTGTCCTCATGATGAACCCGGGTGTTGAACAGGCTAAAATCATTGATGAGACCGGTGCCGATCTGCTTCTGGCAGGCGGTCGCAGCCTCTATACTGCGATCAAGAAGGGCATTGCTTTTGCCGACGTCAATCAGGAAAAAAAGAAATGTTACGGTGGCTATGAGGGTCTGCTCAATCTCGCTGAGGACTTGAAAAATGCTCTGCAAAACCCGGTGTTCAAAAACGTTTTGCGGAGGGCGCCATGGGAGAAATAG